In the genome of Phycisphaerales bacterium, one region contains:
- a CDS encoding lamin tail domain-containing protein, translating to MKQCCRIGLATWVALALVSAASANIVISQVYGGGGNAGATYKNDFVELFNAGASAVSVDGWSVQYASSAGSTWAITPLAGTIQPGQYYLVQQAQGTGGTVDLPTPDAVGTIAMAAANGKVALVTTTVALTGTCPWPSATIADFVGFGTANCFEGAGATPALTNTLAALRLLNGCQDTDSNATDFETGAPNPRNTASPLNLCGAPVTGACCNGITCTLATEADCTGSGGSYLGDGTNCTLEPCVPLFGGACCNGTNCTIATELDCVLGGGLYQGTGTNCDGNPCGAADGACCLSGIICEIRTEADCLSASGVYQGNGTSCDPYPCITACTTIAEARALPIGSAVRICNAIVTSDFDQTASVNSSSMWIQDDTSAANVFGDTSNIAELLAASGVGHRIDIVGLTNEFNGLFELDGRLLAGSLKVVVDHGFVGVPAPIVITAGELMDGSATAESYESRIVTIECVTFTSAGNFASGVNYPVTDATGEAIARISRPDQDLVGTAIPTEAVTVTGIVSQFSASGVGGYQLLLRSLADIDTEDDCGPPTGACCFGATCEIGYNDTTCATAGGIFVGEGTSCANNPCVGACCVAGACTVTTPADCAGDYLGGGTSCLDQVCPLPVTRGDIALGLNFSNALTTLEHIRDGARIARWPSQRFVQSVAFDSTDGIRQNGQGNLLALNFGTTAGGGQLYSYATNGSNASQVLYNWDGMEGALTRIAGLSVSPNNQYIATWGYDTTAVHVLAYHAGTPGTGSGAAITNAWTHSATFANAGLTQGTAWLNDSTILTLTTQFIPGLVTLSTVDFDTVNGTFNQVERVDVLVPVTAGSQVMSLAYNPSIAPFVFGVHSTFTGGVRYNTLMVFDPSNWTLLRQLSLANSLDTAREIALGPDGLLYLSQFGGDIDTLVLDVDGNSVINASDIAALTDDSSVDYYNGPTASFLGLDVAHGAEIVEPTTCPGDANGDTLVNFADISPFIAAIKAGSAANWTCNLAGGFGPYLNSDANGDGVVNFADISPFIALLKAPPAPCVSTCP from the coding sequence ATGAAGCAGTGTTGTCGCATCGGACTAGCCACATGGGTGGCGCTAGCACTCGTCAGTGCAGCGTCGGCCAACATCGTCATCAGCCAGGTCTACGGGGGCGGGGGCAACGCGGGAGCCACCTACAAGAACGACTTCGTCGAGTTGTTCAACGCCGGCGCGTCGGCCGTCTCGGTCGATGGCTGGTCGGTGCAATACGCTTCCTCGGCGGGCTCAACCTGGGCGATCACACCGCTCGCCGGCACGATTCAGCCCGGGCAGTACTACCTGGTGCAGCAGGCGCAGGGCACGGGCGGAACCGTAGACCTGCCGACGCCCGATGCGGTGGGCACCATCGCGATGGCAGCCGCCAACGGCAAGGTTGCACTTGTGACCACAACGGTGGCGCTCACCGGCACTTGCCCGTGGCCCAGTGCCACGATTGCCGACTTCGTCGGATTCGGAACCGCAAACTGCTTTGAGGGCGCAGGCGCCACACCGGCTCTCACGAACACGCTGGCAGCGCTCCGGCTGCTGAACGGCTGCCAGGACACGGACAGCAACGCCACGGACTTCGAGACCGGGGCACCGAACCCGCGCAACACCGCGTCGCCCTTGAATCTGTGCGGCGCACCGGTGACCGGGGCCTGCTGCAATGGCATCACTTGCACCCTCGCGACAGAAGCGGATTGCACGGGCAGCGGTGGTTCGTACCTCGGTGATGGTACAAACTGCACCCTTGAGCCGTGTGTGCCGTTGTTCGGCGGGGCCTGCTGCAACGGTACGAACTGCACGATCGCGACCGAACTCGATTGCGTGCTCGGGGGCGGCCTCTACCAGGGCACCGGCACGAACTGTGACGGCAATCCCTGCGGCGCCGCCGATGGCGCCTGCTGCCTCAGCGGCATCATCTGCGAGATTCGCACCGAGGCCGACTGCCTGTCTGCCAGTGGGGTGTACCAGGGCAACGGCACGAGCTGCGATCCGTATCCCTGCATTACCGCCTGCACGACGATTGCCGAGGCACGGGCTCTCCCGATCGGCTCGGCCGTCCGGATCTGCAATGCGATCGTCACCTCCGACTTTGATCAAACCGCCAGTGTCAATTCCTCGAGCATGTGGATCCAGGACGACACGAGCGCGGCCAACGTCTTTGGCGACACCAGCAACATCGCCGAACTCCTCGCGGCTTCGGGTGTGGGACACCGCATCGACATCGTCGGCCTGACCAACGAGTTCAACGGTCTGTTCGAACTGGACGGCCGGCTGCTGGCCGGTTCGCTGAAGGTGGTAGTGGACCATGGGTTCGTCGGCGTTCCGGCCCCGATCGTGATTACGGCCGGTGAATTGATGGATGGCAGCGCGACGGCCGAGAGCTACGAGTCGCGAATCGTAACCATCGAGTGTGTCACCTTCACTTCCGCGGGCAACTTCGCTTCGGGTGTGAACTACCCGGTCACGGACGCAACCGGCGAAGCGATTGCACGCATCAGCCGGCCGGACCAGGACCTCGTCGGAACGGCGATTCCCACGGAGGCCGTGACGGTGACCGGTATTGTCAGCCAGTTCAGTGCCTCCGGTGTCGGCGGCTACCAGTTGCTGCTGCGCTCGCTTGCGGATATCGACACCGAAGACGATTGCGGCCCGCCGACGGGCGCCTGCTGCTTCGGCGCCACGTGTGAAATTGGCTACAACGATACGACCTGTGCGACGGCCGGCGGAATCTTCGTCGGCGAGGGGACCAGTTGCGCGAATAACCCGTGCGTTGGCGCTTGCTGCGTGGCCGGCGCCTGCACCGTCACCACGCCAGCCGACTGTGCCGGCGACTATCTCGGTGGTGGCACCTCCTGCCTCGATCAGGTCTGCCCGCTGCCGGTGACGCGCGGGGACATCGCGCTCGGACTGAACTTCAGCAACGCGCTGACCACGCTCGAGCACATCCGCGACGGTGCCCGCATCGCCCGCTGGCCGAGCCAGCGCTTCGTGCAGTCGGTCGCGTTCGACAGCACCGACGGCATTCGGCAGAACGGCCAGGGCAACCTGTTGGCGCTGAATTTCGGCACGACGGCCGGTGGTGGCCAGCTTTACAGCTATGCCACCAACGGTAGCAACGCCAGCCAGGTGCTTTACAACTGGGACGGTATGGAAGGCGCATTGACCCGCATCGCCGGTCTGAGCGTCAGCCCGAACAACCAGTACATCGCGACCTGGGGTTACGATACGACGGCCGTCCACGTGCTGGCCTACCACGCAGGAACGCCAGGAACCGGCAGCGGTGCCGCGATCACGAACGCCTGGACCCACAGCGCAACCTTTGCAAACGCCGGGCTCACACAGGGCACCGCCTGGTTGAATGACAGCACGATCCTGACCTTGACCACGCAGTTCATCCCGGGCCTCGTCACTCTGAGCACGGTGGACTTCGATACCGTCAATGGCACGTTCAACCAGGTTGAGCGCGTCGATGTGCTGGTGCCCGTGACGGCTGGCAGCCAGGTCATGTCGCTGGCTTACAATCCGAGCATCGCCCCCTTCGTGTTTGGCGTGCATTCCACCTTCACCGGCGGCGTCCGCTACAACACGTTGATGGTCTTCGATCCCAGTAACTGGACGCTGCTGCGCCAGCTTTCTCTCGCGAACAGTCTCGACACCGCGCGCGAAATCGCGCTCGGCCCCGACGGGCTGCTTTACCTGAGCCAGTTCGGCGGCGACATCGACACGCTGGTACTCGACGTCGACGGTAACAGCGTGATCAATGCGAGTGACATTGCCGCACTGACGGACGACAGCTCCGTGGATTACTACAATGGCCCGACCGCGAGCTTCCTCGGCCTGGATGTCGCCCACGGGGCCGAGATCGTCGAACCCACGACGTGCCCGGGTGACGCCAACGGTGACACGCTCGTCAACTTCGCGGACATTTCGCCCTTCATCGCGGCGATCAAGGCCGGTAGCGCAGCCAACTGGACGTGCAACCTTGCCGGCGGTTTCGGACCGTA
- the truB gene encoding tRNA pseudouridine(55) synthase TruB — MDGVVNVFKPLGLTSARTLDRVRRILGQRKSGHTGTLDPHADGVLLICLGRGTKLVERVMDLPKVYHATARLDVTSLSFDSEGELTPVPCSPPTTADVAAALSNLVGLIEQVPPVISALKVGGRPAYALARRGIAPELPPRIVLIHWITLHEYEWPRVDFTVACGRGTYIRALIRDLGSALGTGGCLETLTRTAIGPFTSAEAHTLENLPAAHAVGQAVVPLDKAAEWIAAGRDTIPPKPTQP, encoded by the coding sequence GTGGATGGCGTCGTCAACGTCTTCAAGCCGCTTGGGTTGACGAGTGCCCGCACCCTCGATCGTGTACGCCGGATTCTGGGCCAGCGCAAGAGCGGCCACACCGGCACGCTCGACCCGCACGCGGACGGCGTGCTGCTCATCTGCCTCGGCAGGGGAACCAAGTTGGTTGAAAGGGTGATGGATCTGCCGAAGGTCTATCACGCAACCGCGCGGCTCGACGTCACGAGTTTGAGCTTCGACTCCGAGGGGGAACTTACACCGGTGCCCTGCTCCCCCCCCACCACCGCGGACGTTGCAGCCGCTCTTTCAAACCTGGTGGGACTAATTGAGCAGGTGCCTCCAGTCATTAGTGCGCTTAAGGTCGGCGGCCGGCCGGCGTACGCCCTGGCGCGGCGCGGCATAGCACCGGAACTGCCGCCACGGATCGTCCTCATCCACTGGATCACCTTGCACGAGTATGAGTGGCCACGGGTCGACTTTACCGTCGCGTGCGGGCGTGGTACCTACATACGGGCGTTGATTCGTGACTTGGGGAGCGCGCTCGGTACGGGCGGCTGCCTCGAGACGCTGACTCGCACGGCGATCGGCCCATTCACGTCGGCCGAAGCCCACACTCTGGAGAACTTACCTGCAGCGCACGCCGTCGGGCAGGCCGTGGTACCCCTGGACAAGGCGGCAGAGTGGATCGCTGCCGGTCGCGATACGATTCCGCCGAAACCGACGCAACCGTGA
- a CDS encoding DUF192 domain-containing protein: MKLPRRPRSAAAALAGVLLLLLAGCVGPTPPQNDNGTQQPDDDEPAAPTAPRRVSDDRRVYPLDSLPTTSVQIGEHTFRAWLARDGDRQRPGIIQEGLMYVPTEEIEDDQGMLFVFSNERVLGFWMRNTIAPLDIAFARANGRIVKIWQMPPLTLQNFSSVEPALFALEVKQGTFERLGIREGDTLTVPQEARAAR; this comes from the coding sequence ATGAAACTTCCCCGTCGCCCTCGGTCGGCAGCCGCAGCCCTGGCCGGCGTACTGCTACTCCTCCTGGCCGGATGTGTCGGCCCAACACCCCCTCAGAACGACAACGGCACACAGCAGCCCGATGACGACGAACCGGCCGCTCCCACGGCCCCCCGCCGCGTGAGCGATGACCGCCGGGTATATCCGCTCGACTCCCTGCCCACCACCAGCGTGCAGATCGGCGAGCACACCTTTCGGGCCTGGCTCGCCCGTGACGGCGACCGCCAGCGACCCGGCATCATCCAGGAAGGATTGATGTACGTGCCGACGGAGGAGATTGAGGACGACCAGGGGATGCTCTTCGTCTTCTCGAACGAGCGCGTGCTGGGTTTCTGGATGCGGAACACTATCGCCCCACTCGATATCGCTTTTGCCCGCGCCAACGGACGCATCGTGAAGATCTGGCAGATGCCCCCGCTCACGCTGCAAAACTTCAGCTCGGTTGAGCCGGCCCTCTTTGCGCTGGAGGTGAAGCAGGGCACTTTCGAACGCCTCGGCATCCGCGAGGGTGACACGCTCACAGTCCCCCAGGAAGCACGCGCGGCACGCTGA
- a CDS encoding sulfite exporter TauE/SafE family protein, whose amino-acid sequence MPFGLWDVIELLLLGWAAGIIGGLMGVGGGILMIPALVLFLGERYGVNSFHVYRLAAITASVALSIIAALRHLRERAVIVGLLRGIIPFAFGGIVLGVILSMQFVGPHTATLRQIFGGFLFLVAGTNLYQQWRAHPSERHVQKSCPMPKRWVRIGVTIGLPAGFIAGLLAVGGGVWAVPAQRQLLGIRIRNAIATSSVMIVFISIVTSVLLAYSMTRLPETERIDPRLGLGIAAVLAPGAILGGWLGAGLTHRMPVDWLRFLFHLTLGVFGIRLAFFP is encoded by the coding sequence ATGCCCTTTGGCTTGTGGGACGTCATCGAGCTACTGCTGCTCGGTTGGGCCGCCGGCATCATCGGGGGCCTGATGGGTGTGGGGGGCGGCATCCTCATGATCCCCGCCCTTGTGCTCTTTCTGGGCGAGCGCTACGGGGTAAACTCATTCCACGTCTACCGCCTCGCAGCGATCACCGCGTCGGTCGCCCTTTCGATCATCGCGGCTCTGCGGCACCTGCGCGAACGGGCTGTGATCGTCGGCTTGCTCCGCGGCATAATCCCCTTCGCCTTTGGCGGCATTGTGCTGGGTGTCATACTCTCCATGCAATTTGTCGGCCCGCACACGGCCACACTCCGGCAAATCTTCGGTGGTTTTCTGTTCCTGGTCGCAGGGACCAATCTATATCAGCAGTGGCGCGCCCACCCGAGCGAGCGGCATGTGCAAAAAAGTTGCCCCATGCCCAAACGCTGGGTGCGTATCGGTGTGACGATCGGCCTGCCGGCCGGCTTCATCGCGGGACTGCTCGCCGTGGGTGGTGGCGTCTGGGCAGTGCCGGCGCAGCGGCAACTGCTCGGCATTCGCATCCGCAACGCCATCGCGACCTCGTCCGTGATGATCGTCTTCATCTCCATCGTGACCTCAGTCCTGCTGGCCTACTCCATGACACGCCTGCCCGAAACCGAGCGCATCGATCCCCGCCTGGGACTGGGGATCGCAGCCGTGCTCGCGCCCGGTGCGATTCTTGGCGGATGGTTGGGCGCCGGGTTGACGCACCGAATGCCGGTCGACTGGCTGCGCTTCCTGTTCCATCTCACGCTCGGCGTCTTCGGCATCCGCTTGGCGTTCTTCCCGTAG